The Streptomyces bacillaris sequence CTCTCCGAGGGGGCGGCCAGCCTGCTCCCCGGCGAGGTCCGCCCGGCCGCGCTCTGGCGGATCGACCTGGACGGCGACGGGCAGGCCACGGCCACCGACGTACGCCGGGCCCTGGTCCGCAGCCGCGCCAAGCTCGACTACGCGGGCGTGCAGCGGCGGATCGACGCCCGTACCGCCGAGGAACCCCTCGCCCTGCTCCGGGAGATCGGACGGCTGCGCGAGGAACAGGAGCTGGCCCGCGGCGGCATCTCGCTCGACGTCCCCGAGCAGGAGATCACCGGGCACGACGGCGCCTACGGCCTCGCCTACCGGGCCTCGCTCCCCGCCGAGGCCTGGAACGCCCAGATCTCGCTCCTCACCGGGATCGCCGCCGCCCACCTCATGGCCCAGACGGGCACCGGCATCCTGCGCACCCTGCCGATCGCCCCGGACGGAGCCGTCGCCCGGCTGCGGCGGTCCGCCCGCGCCCTGCGCGTCGACTGGCCGCACCACGTCCCGTATGCCCAGATCGTGCGCTCCCTCGACCCGCGCCGGAGCAACCACGCGGCCTTCCTCCAGGAGTGCACCACCCTGCTGCGCGGCGCCGGCTACACCGCCTTCGACCACGGCGAACTCCCCGACCCCGCCGTGCACGCGGCCGTGGCCGACCTCTACACCCACTGCACGGCCCCGCTGCGCCGCCTGGTCGACCGGTACGCCGCCGAACTCTGCCTCGCCGCGACGGCGGGGAAGGAGCCCCCGGAGTGGGTACGGGAGGCCCTTCCCGCACTCCCGAAGGAGATGGCCGAGGGGACGCGCCGGGCCAACACCGTGGAGCGGGCCTGCGTCGACCTGGTGGAGGCGGCGCTGCTGGAGGGGCGGGTGGGTGAACTCTTCGACGCGTACGTGGTCGATGTCGGGGAGCGGAACCCGGCCACCGGCACGGTCCACCTCCGGGACCCGGCGGTCGTCGGCCGGATCGAGGGCGGTACGGCCCCGCTCCCGCTGGGGGAGCGGCTACGGGTCCGGCTCACACAGGCGGGCCCGGCGGCGAAGACGGTGCTGTTCGCTCCGGCGTGACGGGCGTGACGGGCGTGACGGGCGTGACGGGCGTGACGGGCGTGACGGGCGTGACGGGCGTGACCGGCTTCCGCGAGAGCGCGGCGACCGCTGCCCGAGGATCGTCCGCGTGGAACCGGAGCGTGCGGGCGCTCCCGCTCCGCCCCAGCGGCCGGACGAACTCCACCGGCCTCGCCAGCTCCACCGTCACCGTCGTCCGGCTCCCCACCGCCAGGTCGAGACCCCCGTTCTCGTCGACCCGCACGAGCCCACCGCCGTCGTAGCGCCGCTCCACCCGGGCGGCGGTGATGAGGGAGGCGGGCACCCGCAGGTCGAACAGGGCGCCGTAGCGCAGCCGCAGCGAACCGTCGGCCCCCACCACGTGCGGCCGGGTCACGCAGGCCGCGTGCAGGGCGACGATGAGCACCGTCCCGTACACGCCCACCACCAGCAGGATCAGGTGGACCAGCGGCCAGGGGATCACCAGGGCCAGCACCACGGTCTCCAGGACGGAGGCGAAGAAGAACGCCCACATCGTCCCGGTCTGCGGCTCGGTGTACGAGAAGGGCAGTGCCCCTTCGGGGATGCGGTGCCGACGGCGTACGGCCCACACCCCCAGACTGTGCAGCGCCCGCAACTCGTGCACCATCAGCCGCCGCACCGCCACCGGCACCACGGCGCGCACCGCCGACAGCGCGGCCGCTCGCCGTCCCTCGCCGGCCCGCCGCCGGGCCGTGTACAGCGGCCACGTCACGGCGGCCTCCAGCGCGAGCACGCCCACGACGAGCGCCTCCACCGCCACCAGGACCGCACCGGTGATCCGTACCCCGCCCGCCAGGCAGACCACCAGCGCCAGTTCGGCGGGCAGCGCCACCCACAAGGCGGCCCGAGCCGCCCGCAGAGCCATGCCTCTCACCCCGACCTCCCTCGCCTCGCGCGGACCCGGACGGCCAGCGCTTCCATCACCCGGCGCACCACCTCGCGCTGCGCGGGCGGATAGTCGTCGAGCAGGGCCCGCCCCCACCCCGCCGCCGACGGCTCCCCCTCCGGGATCACCGCCAGGACCACGTCCGGTACGGCGGCGGCGAGGTCGGCCGCCAGCGCGGGGACTCGGGGGTCGTCCGCCGGAGCCCCGGCCAGCTCGTCGAGCCGCTCGTACAGCACCGCCACCCCGGGGTCGTCGGCCAGCGGCCGCAGCGCCGCGTACAGCTCGGACCCGGCACCGCCCCCGCCACCCGCCGCGTCCAGCAACAGCAGATGCTCCCGGTCCTTCGCCGCGGCCGGGGACCCGGCGACGGGCGCCCGTTCCAGCAGCGTGGCCAGAGCGGGGGAGAGCGGCCCGTCCGAGGCGGGCGGCGCCTCCAGCAGCGCGGCCAGCACCCGCCGCCGCTCCCGGATCTCCCGCTCCTGCCGCGCCAGATCCGCGTCCAGCTCCCCGAGCACCTCGGCCGGCTCCCGCCCCGCGTCGTCCGCCAGTACGTCCCGCACCTCGTCCAGCGAGAGCCCGATCTCGGTCAGCCGCCTGATCCGCGCCAGCAGCACGGCATCGCGCACGGTGTAGGCCCGGTAGCCGTTGGCCCGCCGGGCGGGTTCGGGCAGCAGCCCGATGTGGTGGTAGTGCCGGATGGCCCGGGAGGTGACTCCGACGAGCGCGGCGATCTCTCCGATACGCATGAGGCCAGGAGAAACCATGACGTCGCGGCAAGGTCAAGCACCGGCCTCGGCCGACGGACCCCGGAGCCTTCCGTCCACACGGCACGGAGCTGTGCCACGATCGGGGGAAGAACTCCCATCTCACGGACGGCTGGTCCCCCGATGTCCCAGTCTGGCGAGCGACCGAGGAAGGGGCGTGACATGACTGCCATGGCGCACGAGCCGCTCACGCAGGCGGAAGTCCTTCTGGAGGGCTTCCTGGCCCTGGACACGCCGGAAGGCTTCCGGGCGGAACTGATCGAGGGGGAGATTGTCGTGACGCCGCCGCCGGACGGGGACCACGAGGACTACATCAACGTGGTTCTGAAGCAGATCCTGCGGAAGTCCCGCACGGACATGGACTTCTCCGGGAACAAGGGCTTCAAGCTCCGCAGCGGCGGAGGCTGCCCGAAGAACCACGCGATCCCCGACGGCACGTTCGCCCCCACGGAACGCCGCCTCTTCCGCGGCGCAGACCCCTGGATGCCCTGCGAAGGCGTCGCCCTCGTCGTCGAGGTGACCTCCACCAAGCCCCAGGCCGACCGCGAGGCCAAGCGTCGCTGCTACGCGCGCGGAGGCATCCCGCTCTACCTCCTCATCGACCGGGACGCCGCCTCGGTGACGCTGTTCAGCGACCCGGAGGGCGACGACTACCGCCAGCACCTGACCATCCCGTACGGAAAACCGCTCCCGCTCCCCGAGCCCTTCGGCTTCGACCTGGAGACGGCGGACTTCGGCTGAGGGACCCCGGACGGGTCACGTGTGCGGCCCGTTAGGATGGGCGGAGCAGTCAAGGCAGGCGGACGGCCGCGTGAGGACCCTTCGGGGCCTCCCGAGGAACGTCCGGGCTCCACAGAGCAGGGTGGTGGCTAACGGCCACCCGGGGTGACCCGCGGGACAGTGCCACAGAGAACAGACCGCCCGGGACCTCGGTCCCGGGTAAGGGTGAAACGGTGGTGTAAGAGACCACCAGCGCCTGAGGTGACTCAGGCGGCTAGGTAAACCCCACCCGGAGCAAGGTCAAGAGGGGGCCGTTCCAGCGATGGACGGCCCTGCGTGAACGTCCGAGGGCTGCTCGCCCGAGTTCACGGGTAGACCGCACGAGGCCGGCAGCAATGCCGGTCCTAGATGGATGGCCGTCTCCCCGGCCGCCGCGAGGCGACCGGGCGACAGAACCCGGCGTACAGCCTGGCTTGGCTGCTGCCAAGGCCGACAAGAGCCTCCGACCAGGTGTTTCACCCGGCCGGAGGCTCTTTCGCCGTCGCCGGGAACTCTTTCGCCGTCGGCTCCTCAGCCACCGGCGCCTCGGCCGGCCAGCGGTCGGTCAGCTCCTCCGCGTACACCTGCGAGAGCGGCTGCGGGCCCACGTACTGCTGACAGGTGCACCGGCCCGCCTCGTAGCGCAGCGGCTTCCTGTTCTCGTCCCAGGCCGTCGCCACCTCCACCTGCTCATGGCACCGGCCCTGCTTGTCGTGCTTGGCCAGGTGGTGGGTGCAGCCGCAGACCGGCTCCGGCGGCCTGTTGGCGGCCTCGAGCGCGAGCTGCCGGTCCGTCGTCGCCCTCAGCAGCTCCAGCTTCCGCTTGTGCCGCTTGCGCAGGGCCTTGCGGACGGTGTCCTGGGTCCAGGTGAAGCCCCCGATCCAGAAGAAGATGAGAACCCACCAGTACCAGCTCATCGCGGCCTTCCTCCCCCGGTGTTCCCGACGCACGTCTTCCCCCGGCGCCGGGCCCCCTCGCTCGTGCTCCTGCCATTGTCCCTCACCCGTACGGGAGGGACACGGGTCAGATGACCGGCGGGCGGCCCAGCCTCGTCATCCGCCACACCGTCGACCAGCGCATCGGCCGCCGGTCCCCGCACGGGGTGCGGACGCCCTCCGCGAACCCGCCCGCCCAGGCGCGCAGCCCCTTCGGGTCGCGGGTGCGGGCCAGGGTGAGCAGGGTCCAGGTGGAGAGGTAGGCCGGGACCAGCGGGAGGGGCAGGTTGCGGCGGGCGAGCCAGACGCGGTTGCGGGCCGTCATCCGGTAGTACACAGCGTGCCGGGCGGGGGACGTCTTCGGGTGCTGGAGCAGCAGCTCCGGCTCGTACAGCACCTTCCACCCCGCGTCCAGCGCCCGCCAGGCGAGGTCCGTCTCCTCGTGGGTGAAGAAGAACTCCGCGGGCCACAGCCCCGTCTCCGCCAGCATCTTCATCGAGAACGCATGGCCCCCGCCGAGGAACGCCGTCACCTGGCCGCCCCGCATCGGGTCGCCCGCCCGCAGCCGGGGCACGTGCCGGCGCTGGGTCTCGCCGTGCTCGTCGGCGATCCGGAAGCCGACGATGCCGAGCCGGTCGTCGGCGGCGAAGTGGTCCCGGACCCGGCGGAAGACGTCCTTGTCGACCAGGAGCCCGTCGTCGTCCAGCTCGATCACCACATCCACGTCACCGATCTCGGCGAGCCGGCGCAGCCCCTCGTTGCGGCCGCCCGGGCAGCCCAGGTTCTCCTGCAGCTCGATCGTGGTCACCCCGCCGTCGAGATCCTCCAGGCCGGGGGTGGCGGCGTAGTCCGGAAGCGTCGTCCCGTTGCCGATGATCACGAGTCGGGTGGGCCGGACGTCCTGCATCGCGACCGACGCCAGCAGCGCCTCGACCGCCTGCGGGCGGTCCCCCATGGTCACGATGGAAACGCCGATGCGTGGTGCGGACAAGTTCGGTACTCCTGGGGCTCGGCTGCCGTACGGCTGCTGGTCGGCAGC is a genomic window containing:
- a CDS encoding RNB domain-containing ribonuclease; its protein translation is MPRRHLRMTGAADCSLGAALRDLRTELGLPAAFPAEAMAEAEAAVRDPGLSAHEDATGLPLLTIDPPASTDLDQAMYLERRPGGRGYRVHYAIADVAAFVRPGGALDAEAHRRVTTLYFPDDRVPLHPTVLSEGAASLLPGEVRPAALWRIDLDGDGQATATDVRRALVRSRAKLDYAGVQRRIDARTAEEPLALLREIGRLREEQELARGGISLDVPEQEITGHDGAYGLAYRASLPAEAWNAQISLLTGIAAAHLMAQTGTGILRTLPIAPDGAVARLRRSARALRVDWPHHVPYAQIVRSLDPRRSNHAAFLQECTTLLRGAGYTAFDHGELPDPAVHAAVADLYTHCTAPLRRLVDRYAAELCLAATAGKEPPEWVREALPALPKEMAEGTRRANTVERACVDLVEAALLEGRVGELFDAYVVDVGERNPATGTVHLRDPAVVGRIEGGTAPLPLGERLRVRLTQAGPAAKTVLFAPA
- a CDS encoding glycosyltransferase family 2 protein; the encoded protein is MSAPRIGVSIVTMGDRPQAVEALLASVAMQDVRPTRLVIIGNGTTLPDYAATPGLEDLDGGVTTIELQENLGCPGGRNEGLRRLAEIGDVDVVIELDDDGLLVDKDVFRRVRDHFAADDRLGIVGFRIADEHGETQRRHVPRLRAGDPMRGGQVTAFLGGGHAFSMKMLAETGLWPAEFFFTHEETDLAWRALDAGWKVLYEPELLLQHPKTSPARHAVYYRMTARNRVWLARRNLPLPLVPAYLSTWTLLTLARTRDPKGLRAWAGGFAEGVRTPCGDRRPMRWSTVWRMTRLGRPPVI
- a CDS encoding Uma2 family endonuclease; the protein is MAHEPLTQAEVLLEGFLALDTPEGFRAELIEGEIVVTPPPDGDHEDYINVVLKQILRKSRTDMDFSGNKGFKLRSGGGCPKNHAIPDGTFAPTERRLFRGADPWMPCEGVALVVEVTSTKPQADREAKRRCYARGGIPLYLLIDRDAASVTLFSDPEGDDYRQHLTIPYGKPLPLPEPFGFDLETADFG
- a CDS encoding MerR family transcriptional regulator — protein: MRIGEIAALVGVTSRAIRHYHHIGLLPEPARRANGYRAYTVRDAVLLARIRRLTEIGLSLDEVRDVLADDAGREPAEVLGELDADLARQEREIRERRRVLAALLEAPPASDGPLSPALATLLERAPVAGSPAAAKDREHLLLLDAAGGGGGAGSELYAALRPLADDPGVAVLYERLDELAGAPADDPRVPALAADLAAAVPDVVLAVIPEGEPSAAGWGRALLDDYPPAQREVVRRVMEALAVRVRARRGRSG